Proteins found in one Zea mays cultivar B73 chromosome 1, Zm-B73-REFERENCE-NAM-5.0, whole genome shotgun sequence genomic segment:
- the LOC103643361 gene encoding replication protein A 70 kDa DNA-binding subunit B isoform X2, with amino-acid sequence MTVGSCILILFCLMKSIHAQIYPPLCQQFSALLDEGAVYNLKYFLVRKANRFYKPVENCNMISFTKWTTVEVVLQIPPAFPVCTYNLTPIEQLQARVDYNEYFTDVVGVVSVISHVSSLRTRGRQAEVMKRTVTISNARDTGPTVDVVLWGERATAFPAEQIHRDNRSSPQIIVFVGTLVRSYADNVSLSGGSSCKWYINAPLPEVNALKASAETNHNPVIWDQGKAAAESTVIAVPEHKKLKDIKYLHPFETKKKEWLVVVKILKIDRSWWYNACKKCLRTTKPHGDTYKCTNNSCDSIGSPTPRYKISLTAEDDTDTAEFIFFGRMAQRLIKKNVDTLISTNPPGFIPREITDLLEKSFEWNVSFIESTIIYGSVSFQVNAINA; translated from the exons ATGACAGTAGGCTCCTGCATACTGATCTTGTTTTGCTTGATGAAGAG CATACATGCCCAGATCTATCCTCCGTTATGCCAACAGTTCAGTGCGCTGCTTGATGAGGGAGCGGTATACAACCTGAAGTATTTCTTAGTCAGGAAAGCTAACAGGTTCTACAAACCGGTTGAAAACTGCAACATGATCAGCTTTACAAAGTGGACTACGGTTGAAGTTGTCCTCCAGATCCCCCCTGCTTTTCCGGTTTGCACATATAACCTCACTCCCATAGAACAGCTCCAAGCGCGTGTGGACTACAATGAATATTTCACAG ATGTGGTCGGTGTTGTCAGTGTGATCTCCCATGTTTCATCGCTGCGCACAAGGGGACGACAGGCTGAGGTTATGAAGAGAACAGTCACTATAAGCAATGCAAG GGATACTGGCCCAACCGTTGATGTTGTGCTTTGGGGCGAGCGGGCCACAGCTTTCCCAGCTGAACAGATCCACAGGGACAATCGATCCTCACCACAGATCATAGTATTTGTTGGCACTCTCGTGAGGAGTTACGCTG ATAATGTGTCATTATCGGGTGGATCATCATGCAAGTGGTACATAAACGCACCGCTACCGGAAGTAAACGCTCTCAAAGCTAG TGCTGAAACCAACCACAACCCTGTCATTTGGGATCAGGGGAAAGCAGCTGCTGAGAGTACAGTCATTGCAGTTCCTGAACATAAGAAACTCAAGGATATTAAATACCTCCATCCTTTTGAAACTAAG AAGAAGGAATGGCTTGTCGTCGTAAAGATTCTCAAGATTGATAGATCATGGTGGTACAACGCATGCAAAAAATGCCTTAGGACAACCAAACCACACGGTGACACATACAAGTGCACCAATAATTCCTGTGACAGCATAGGATCGCCTACCCCAAG GTACAAGATATCCCTCACCGCTGAAGATGACACTGACACTGCCGAGTTTATCTTCTTTGGACGAATGGCGCAGCGCCTCATTAAAAAAAATGTGGACACCCTCATCTCGACTAATCCACCCGgtttcattccaagagaaattacaGATCTACTGGAAAAGTCTTTCGAGTGGAATGTTAGCTTCATCGAAAGCACAATTATTTATGGCAGTGTTTCCTTCCAAGTGAATGCTATAAACGCATAA
- the LOC103643361 gene encoding replication protein A 70 kDa DNA-binding subunit B isoform X1, which translates to MGDILIPSLMVGDCSHSLCVRASRLWEFLDPQDDSRLLHTDLVLLDEEGNSIHAQIYPPLCQQFSALLDEGAVYNLKYFLVRKANRFYKPVENCNMISFTKWTTVEVVLQIPPAFPVCTYNLTPIEQLQARVDYNEYFTDVVGVVSVISHVSSLRTRGRQAEVMKRTVTISNARDTGPTVDVVLWGERATAFPAEQIHRDNRSSPQIIVFVGTLVRSYADNVSLSGGSSCKWYINAPLPEVNALKASAETNHNPVIWDQGKAAAESTVIAVPEHKKLKDIKYLHPFETKKKEWLVVVKILKIDRSWWYNACKKCLRTTKPHGDTYKCTNNSCDSIGSPTPRYKISLTAEDDTDTAEFIFFGRMAQRLIKKNVDTLISTNPPGFIPREITDLLEKSFEWNVSFIESTIIYGSVSFQVNAINA; encoded by the exons ATGGGGGACATACTCATACCTAGCCTTATGGTTGGAGACTGCTCTCATAGCTTGTGTGTGCGTGCCTCTAGGCTTTGGGAATTCCTTGATCCTCAGGATGACAGTAGGCTCCTGCATACTGATCTTGTTTTGCTTGATGAAGAG GGAAACAGCATACATGCCCAGATCTATCCTCCGTTATGCCAACAGTTCAGTGCGCTGCTTGATGAGGGAGCGGTATACAACCTGAAGTATTTCTTAGTCAGGAAAGCTAACAGGTTCTACAAACCGGTTGAAAACTGCAACATGATCAGCTTTACAAAGTGGACTACGGTTGAAGTTGTCCTCCAGATCCCCCCTGCTTTTCCGGTTTGCACATATAACCTCACTCCCATAGAACAGCTCCAAGCGCGTGTGGACTACAATGAATATTTCACAG ATGTGGTCGGTGTTGTCAGTGTGATCTCCCATGTTTCATCGCTGCGCACAAGGGGACGACAGGCTGAGGTTATGAAGAGAACAGTCACTATAAGCAATGCAAG GGATACTGGCCCAACCGTTGATGTTGTGCTTTGGGGCGAGCGGGCCACAGCTTTCCCAGCTGAACAGATCCACAGGGACAATCGATCCTCACCACAGATCATAGTATTTGTTGGCACTCTCGTGAGGAGTTACGCTG ATAATGTGTCATTATCGGGTGGATCATCATGCAAGTGGTACATAAACGCACCGCTACCGGAAGTAAACGCTCTCAAAGCTAG TGCTGAAACCAACCACAACCCTGTCATTTGGGATCAGGGGAAAGCAGCTGCTGAGAGTACAGTCATTGCAGTTCCTGAACATAAGAAACTCAAGGATATTAAATACCTCCATCCTTTTGAAACTAAG AAGAAGGAATGGCTTGTCGTCGTAAAGATTCTCAAGATTGATAGATCATGGTGGTACAACGCATGCAAAAAATGCCTTAGGACAACCAAACCACACGGTGACACATACAAGTGCACCAATAATTCCTGTGACAGCATAGGATCGCCTACCCCAAG GTACAAGATATCCCTCACCGCTGAAGATGACACTGACACTGCCGAGTTTATCTTCTTTGGACGAATGGCGCAGCGCCTCATTAAAAAAAATGTGGACACCCTCATCTCGACTAATCCACCCGgtttcattccaagagaaattacaGATCTACTGGAAAAGTCTTTCGAGTGGAATGTTAGCTTCATCGAAAGCACAATTATTTATGGCAGTGTTTCCTTCCAAGTGAATGCTATAAACGCATAA
- the LOC103643358 gene encoding probable sodium/metabolite cotransporter BASS1, chloroplastic: MVRIGEALSLGFPVWVASACALALWRPPAFLWVGPTAQMLGLSFTMLGMGMTLTLDDLKTTLLMPKELAAGFILQYTVMPLSGFFVSKLLKLPSHYAAGLILVACCPGGTASNIVTYLARANVALSVLMTAASTFAAAFMTPLLTSKLAGQYVAVDPMGLFVSTSQVVLAPVLLGALLNQYCNGLVQLVSPLMPFIAVAAVAVLCGNAIAQNASAVLASGSQVVLSVGCLHASGFFFGYVLSRVLGIDTSSARTISIEVGMQNSVLGLVLANKHLGNPLTAVPCAVSSICHSVYGSILAGIWRSMPNKDKGE; encoded by the exons ATGGTGCGCATTGGGGAGGCTCTATCGCTTGGGTTCCCGGTGTGGGTGGCATCAGCCTGCGCCCTCGCGCTGTGGCGGCCGCCGGCCTTCCTCTGGGTCGGGCCCACCGCGCAGATGCTTGGCCTCTCCTTCACAATGCTTG GAATGGGAATGACGTTGACTTTGGATGACCTCAAAACCACATTATTGATGCCCAAGGAGTTGGCTGCTGGATTTATACTGCAATACACG GTGATGCCACTGTCTGGATTTTTTGTGAGCAAACTGTTGAAATTGCCGTCCCATTATGCCGCTGGACTAATTTTAGTGGCCTGTTGCCCTGGAG GCACAGCGAGCAACATCGTGACCTATTTAGCAAG GGCAAATGTTGCTCTTTCAGTTCTGATGACAGCAGCAAGCACTTTTGCTGCAGCG TTCATGACCCCTCTCCTGACGTCCAAACTCGCTGGGCAGTATGTCGCAGTAGATCCAATGGGACTGTTCGTGTCCACATCTCAG GTCGTCCTGGCACCTGTCCTTCTGGGTGCTCTGCTTAATCAGTACTGCAATGGTCTGGTCCAACTGGTGTCCCCGTTGATGCCCTTCATTGCGGTAGCAGCAGTAGCCGTCCTCTGTGGCAATGCTATTGCGCAGAATGCTTCGGCAGTCCTGGCATCTGGCTCGCAGGTGGTCTTGTCtgtcggttgcttgcatgcatctGGCTTTTTCTTCGGCTACGTTCTCTCAAGAGTACTTGGCATCGATACCTCCTCCGCGAGAACAATCTCTATTGAGGTTGGTATGCAG AACTCAGTGTTGGGCCTTGTCCTTGCAAACAAGCACTTGGGCAACCCTCTCACGGCTGTTCCGTGTGCTGTTTCGAGCATCTGCCACTCGGTCTACGGTAGCATTTTGGCTGGGATCTGGAGGTCTATGCCAAACAAGGACAAGGGAGAATGA